In Periplaneta americana isolate PAMFEO1 chromosome 8, P.americana_PAMFEO1_priV1, whole genome shotgun sequence, the sequence CCCCGTCAtgtagcaggaagaggtagagagcatacccgagAGCAGCTGTGAatacaccatagtgcagtgtcccCTCCGCAGGTAAgaaacgctagcccgagggtgcagtaTTCTGATGACTGCTGCTCTATATAATGGATTGAAAAATTTACcaagaaaatgttcttttatTGGAATATCCCAAGATTTGTCTGATCTCATGTgcaacaaaattccaaaaaagcaaCCATTACATCTATTGATATTTCTTACCATTTTTGCTTCTAAGATGGTATATCTCACAGTTTCATCCAAAATACTCTGTGAGATAAATAAATCACAGGCACCTCTGAGAGTAGCAGCTCCTATGCTCCTTGAAGGACCTGATACAAATCGTACAGTGTTGTGGACAGGAGGTTTACTCTGAGCAGGAGTTTCTGTCCTCCATGTCAACCTACTGATGTGTTTTGTCGACCTGGTGTGAAATAGGCATCCAGTTTTCATCTTCATACTCACACCACCACTATCCAGTTCTGCAGAAGAAACGTCATCTTCATCCGGAGTATTGTCATCATTTGCTGGAGATATATATTCCTCATCATCGTTGAAATTTCAATTTCCAAGTGCTGCAATCTtgtcaataaatgaaaatatgctcTTGTAGTTCATAGGATTCTGTTCAGATGGCAGACGACAATAATTCTTacggtaataaaataatttaatgcaaCGGGTCTATtggacccatgttatgtaaaagtgtagtatatatgaacacgaataaaaaacatatataaaatagatgaataaaatACCAAATGTGCTACAGGTGTATGAAGTAACAAGAGTAGCATACCTAGTGGGCAGAGTAACAATGTGaattagttatttatgtaataattattaaatattccgccgggtccaatggacccatgttatgcatcctagggttaatttacatttccaaaaaaaaaaaaaaaaaaaagaacatgacaAAGAGATTTATCAACTTACTTTAAATGATTTTTAATCCAAATAGACCTAACATTCAAAGAAAATTCTGGACGTTGTTTTCttctcataattatgtaaataatttatatttaactatatatCTAATTGTTTTTGTAACAGCTCCTCAGAGTTCGCTGTGGTGCTCCATGGATGGGTAATTTTCTAAAACATTGATCTGTGAGTATTGCATGATATTTcgtaaattataaaatagtacGGAACTCATGTTCAATAAAAATGATTTGTAAGTTTTCTGAAACTAGTTATGATAGTAAGGGAAGTTGACAGAGTCccttttctttattcttcgtaacttgtttaatttgcaaaaataaactgtacgaACTGTATGCTTTCAACGGTTTCACTTCATCTAATACAGTTACTTAACctttattttaaaaaacttcTTTGCAGAGTGGAATAGATTGTACAACTAATttcatcttcggaatatgtatgataagaactttcttgtgttaaatattaacgtaccttgttaacatgtttcgacctattttcaataatcttcggaactggtcgttgttggtcttggcgcctcttgtttcctgtgttggtgcgttcgtagtgtagagtcaaagaatgtatgtgttttgaaattgagttgtgtgttgactctacactacgaacgcaccaacacaggaaacaagaggcgccaagaccaacaacgaccagttccgaagattactgaaaataggtcgaaacatgttaacaaggtacgttaatatttaacacaaagttcttatcatacatattccgaagtcatacagtgttaaaaattgtgtaatcaagatgtataactaaTTTCAGTTGGCTCTAAATACATTGATACAAATGGTGCGAACTTGAGAAAGAGCCTAAACTATGTTTTTCCTTGGTATCACTAAATTTAAATGTACTTATTATCTGTTTCTATGTAGAACGGGAACATTGGGATATTTTCTTAGAAATCGTCCTTTTACTTTTCAAAAATCCCTGTTTTTCAgatgtcattcattaaaatcctttGCTCTAATATAAATTTCAGTGGTGTAATTTGAGCGAGCTAATCTAGAGAAATGAAATGTGAGGATTCGATCGTTAAGTGTAACTGAAGTGGAGCTGAGGAAAAGATCTAGGAATAATTAGTTAAGTGTTAAGGAGAAGACGCATAGAATAAACCAGTGAAAGGGAAATTAGTAAAGAGAGTTAAAATAAGTCAGAAATGGTAAATAACCAACACTGAGTGTTTTATGTAGTACAGAGAGGAAGAATCTGGGAAGTGCAGTAGACAATAAAtgaaagtgagtgcaagtaggGAGAAGATATAccaatgaaacagaaagagatatAAGTGAATTGAAGAAGACTACTAAGGAAGTTACTACAAACATTcgaattttgtaacattgaatgaatgcaagagtaaaattctgagaaaatgtCAGTGAAAAATAGGGAAAATAATGTAGTAAAGTAAAACGTGGAATATAGATACGTAAAGATTAGTGAATTTTAGTCAGAGATAAATATGCTTGAAGATAAAAAATTAGGGATAATAGTAATAGAAGATAGCAATGACAGTAGAAGAGGATTAGTTGGATTGTAGCCGAGAGTGTTTCTAAGCAAGAATAATGTACACAAGTATTGCATAGTTATcaggaataggatagacagaagatAAAgagtattacaactactactactactgctgctgctgctgctgctgctgctactactactactattgcaactactactgctattgctgctaatataaattgttgttttctatttgtttttacaatgaaacgacttaagagccataatcagatagttcacccttttcaatgtaccaaaataaaaagaaaataattgttattaaaaatgaattttgctGTACTCATCTCAAAGTTTAAGTGTGCTGTGATTTCCGAAAACGGTTAACAGCTACTCACTAACGTGTgcttaatagtaatatattttttaatttctgtagtgACTCTTGTCTTCGTCTCCCTCTGGAACTGAATTGATATTCTCACTGAATCAGTTATActggcttaaatatttaatactgGGTTGCAAGGgacagtgaagtgcattccataacctctcctatcaAAAACCCAACCTCAACCTGCTCGTGGTGCAACCTGCTTTTACAGATGAGGCTCTGGGGACGAGTATTGGCGGTATAACCACACCATCAGGAATAGAGGAAATGCTATTTCATCTCTTACGCTGGCCTGCCACTGCGTAGAAATGTTCCACAAGTGGTACTTGTGAGAAAGGTCGGTGGACTCTAAAACTCCTCCCGGCCAGGTCCGATGGACCCATTAACCAACGACAGGTGTGGCCTTCCAGTCATACTGGGGGTTTACGTGAGTTGGTGAtgtaaccaccattacaaacaaaaaattggtgcccacttaaaaaacggttacacttatgctaatctgtgaagttctacctgatggatccaccacagagaaatattggagagcaagaacgctaatggcttcgttgccaaagcccggcattagataacaacaacaacaacaacaacaacatatttaatactttaatttagacgtgtagttgcaaaatcagatacatcactttttttccgaaatgagttaatgttgtatttcatatcttcatatgattctacaactgctatagcactgttatgctccaaagccagatacataacatggatttgtataatgaaaaagagaattggttgcaaatccttagttccttgcaaacgtttttccttcgtactgaaaaattatgttttgattTTGCAACTATACGCCTCAATTCACTAATGGAACTTGTTTTATAATCTTCACATAACCGATACACACTCTTACCCACCCATGCACACGACAGACACAAGCTGTCACTGGCCTTCATAGATTATTTCCGATACatgtaaatcttatttttaaggggagatgttgtataaattgaattcttacctattttatgataatttcttcatttttgtatatataaatatcattgctgcaacaatttaaatttgagattacttacttacttatgacttttaaggaacccagagattcatggcCGCCGTCACATACGCTCATCATCGGCCTCTATCCTCATCAAGATAATCCAATTTCTACCATCTTATCCCACATaactcaagtccattttaatattatcctctaatctatgtctcggccttcccaaaggtctatttctctcaagtctctcaactaacaatctatattcaTTTTGGAGTCGCCCATTTGAGTTTAGTAAAAATAATTGGGGCAGaaatgttggggggggggggagtatcaAGGCACTGTAGGTCACGATAGTGAATATATCTGAGCCATTTTTAAGATAAGTTCAAAACCtctttgtcattttactcctaaaagaacATTCTTTAAAATGGTTGTATCATAAATTTGATATTCGTtttcaaaatgtgaaaataaagaatacatcttaagaatcaattttGGCGATACCATTAGAGAAACATGTGAGGATATTATTttatcaaatgcaacaaaataacaaatctctgttaCACAGAACGTTTCCTAATTATCTAAGAATGTGTGTTTCAAATAAAATCCATGTATTAATAGttcgaagatataaaaatattcactctTTGTATGAGAATgaagcaaaaaattaaagttaccagaaattgcaattaaaatttagtgtaatttaaaaactctgTGCTTTAAAAATGACAGCCTAAAGGGTTAtataaatgtgcattaaattttgtgcgatgaaattttgaaatttcaaagattattttaaacaaagaatttttctttttaaaaattcactcGTTTTCCACCACATTTTAACCATTCTTGTTCTTTGAAAACCCTATGCATCATAGTTTTAAAGATAGCGCTGCAGTAGTTGACAAGGGCATATATCCTCATTAAATTTCATGCCatatatatttctcacatattaaagtgtattttacagcaaaaacattatttttcattcaatggttttccaccatattaaagcCATCCTCCCTCCTCAACATCGCAAGTAGCATTTGCAATGAATTTTCCTATtgcttttctttttgtattaaagttttattttctcattgcttatctatttttatttaattaacattaaGCAGGAATCTGAATGTTTATAGAATAATCCATTAACTGtacgtaaaaaaaagaaaatatgacgcCCGAAGTTAATTTCACCTCTGTCCATTTCAAGTGGTGGATAGTGGTGAGAGTTGCTGGGAAATATACGAATATATTCCCGCATTATTGGCAATTAGTTCGGTTTGGTTAAGTGGTCATAATTTTACCTTAAAACAttagcgatgaaagagtaatggaacagaggaaaaattctctctggcgccgggttttcagctcttgtggataaagcatcagcacgtagagttgaaaacccgggttcaaatccaggcgccggagagaatttttctccattcccttactctttcatcgtattatgatgcagaatatctgcatggaaatatcatatgtacttcggtacattagaataatatatatgatatgcgtaaatcatttcgtgatttaagacggcgattattccgtcggatccctaccaactagtcactcataacgagtgcacctcagcacatgtgtggacttcagtcctacgttcatagacgtctatgacgtagtgcagagggcggccactagagggaacccaagagttggaacttaaactgagacgattctgtccaacgccgggttgggtatccggtgtggcttagcggataaagcatcagcacgtagagctgaaaacccgggttcaaatcccggcgccggagagaatctttcttcgttccattactctttcatcgtatgatgacgcagaatatctgcatggaaatatcatatgtacttcggtacattaaaataatatatattaaaacattgagtttagaaaaaaatatttcaaaatttttaccaTGTTTCCTTATTAAACTGAAAGCTAGGATGGAGTTTTTAatgttgctgttgttttctaataccaggcgtttgacaataaagtcacttgacctcctgcactccaatatttttcaaagatattgtcatggtcagccactgaagcacagattttgagggagTTGTTAATGTAGTTTTAGACAaaatatcacataattttaaaaactgcTAGCCATTCATAATTACTAACTACATTCAAGAAAACAAAGCAAATGTATGAACTTACCTTACAGTAAGTCCATTGCCATCCaaacattaatttcagtgcactctagTGACAGCAAGAGAAAAAAGGATTTCTTAGGACTGAggttaaaaaaaagaactaagaaaaaacGTAAATCTCTTTCCTATTGTATGGCCATAAAgatataattaattcataatgTACAGGTCCAAACGTTTCTAAGCGTGATGTGCCTATcgggaaacaaaatatttaaatggaaaacgcGACCACAAGTGTCTATTTATCGCTATATTGAGTGGAACCAAGGGACGGAGCGTGATATTCAGACATATTGTTAGAATATAAAGAAACAGGTCGCcaaataaaatgaaaggtttGATGATAGGTAACACTAAGGAGtgtatataaattactattactctaACAGAAGCTTTACTATGAACAAGTGGGGAGAGAAACATGGGAACACTCGGAGGGCAAtctatctgaaaatggctcttaGAAGTACAATATTTATACTACTTACGCCTCAAACAACaacaaagaacacaaaatatatacCTTAAACAAGACCAACACGTCGTTGTtgtttcctcatcttcatcttccgTTGCTAAGTGCTCCAATGATGATCCAGGCATGGAACCTGGCAAGGATTCAGGCATGGGATCTTCCATCGATGATGCTAGCAGAGGAGTTATCAAGGGATCTCGCATAGGCGCTGGTAAAGGATTTtggatgggatctagcatgggcgTTAACAAGGCATTTGACATGGGATCTAGCTTGGtttctggcatgggaactggcaaggaATCTTGTATCGGAGTTAGCATGGGTGTTACCATTGGAGCTAATATTGGtaatggcaaggaatctgacatggaagCAGGCATGGAATCTAATATGGGTGCTGGTATGGGATGTTGCTTGGTTGGTGACATGGGAGCCGGCACGGGATATGGCCTGGGTGATGGCAAGGCATCTGACATGAGTGATGACAAGGAATCTTGCATGAAAGTAAGCATGGAAAATGATGTGGATGTTGGTATGGGATCTGGCTTAGTTGGTGGTATAGGAGATGGCATGGGTTCTGGCAAAGCATCTCGCATGAGTGATGGCAAGGAATCCGGCATGGAAGCAGGCATGGGATCTGGTATGGGGTCTGGCTTGGTTGGTGGCATGGAATCTGACAAGGCATCTAGCATGGGTGATGGCAAGGATTCCGGCATGGAAGTAGGCATGGGATCTGGTATGGGGTCTGGCTTGGTTGGTGGCATGGAATCTGACAAGGCATCTAGCATGGGTGATGCCAAGGAATCCGGCATGGAAGCAGGCATGGGATCCGGTATGGTGTCTGGCTTGGTTGGTGGCATGGAATCTGACAAGGCATCTAGCATGGGTGATGGCAAGGAATCCGGCATGGAATCTGGTATGGGGTCTGGCTTGGTTGGCGAGATGGAATCTGACAAGCCATCTATCATGGGTGATGGCAAGGAATCCGACATGGGAGCCGGCATGGCATCAGACACTGGAGCTAGCATGGGTTctcgcaaggaatctggaatgggtgaTGGCATGGAAGCTTGTATAGGATCTGGCAGGGGTGCTGTTATTGAATCTGATATAGGTGTTGCCATTGGAGCTGGAATGGGgtatggcaaggaatctgacatgggatctaATATAGGTGCTTGTATGGGGTCTGGCTTGGTtgatggcatggaagctggcatagGGACTTCTAtgggtactggcatgggatctgaatAGGTTGCTGACAAAGAATTCGCCATGGAATCAGACATGGGAACCAGCATGGGGTCTAGCATGGGTCCTAGCATAGGCGCTgacatggaatcttgcactggtagtggtattggatctggcatgggagctgtcatggatcCTGGTATATCATCTGGAAAGGCTGCAggtctgggtactggcatgggatctggcaaggatgctgtcacagaagttggcataggtgccggcgtgtaatatgtctcgtcatctagtacaggacgtggcccaaaaaatatatatcttaaacaagaccaccaggcattccttattcggtgcctaccttctgctggcatggaagctggcatgggtaatggcataggacctggcataggcgctgacatggaatcttgcactggtagtgatattggatctggcatgggagctgtcatgggtccaGGCGTAtcatctggaattggtgctggtctgggtactggcatgggatctggcaaggatgctgtcacagaagttggcataggtgccggcgtgtaatatgtctcgtcgtcatctagtacgggacgtggcccaaaaaatatatatcttaaacaagaccaccaggcattccttcttcggtgcctatcttctgctggcatggaagctggcatgggtaatggtataggacctggcataggcgctgacatggaatcttgcactggtagtggtattggatctggcatgggagctgtcatgggtcctggaatatcatctggaattggtgctggtctaggtactggcatgggatctggcaaggatgctgtcacagaagttggcataggtgccggcgtgtaatatgtctcgtcatctagtacgggacgtggcccaaaaaatatatatcttaaacaagaccaccaggcattccttcttcggtgcctatcttctgctggcatggaagctggcatgggtaatggcataggacctggcataggcgctgacatggaatcttgcactggtagtgatattggatctggcatgggagctgtcatgggtccaGGCATATaatctggaattggtgctggtctgggtactggcatgggatctggcaaggatgctgtcacagaagttgtCATAgttgccggcgtgtaatatgtctcgtcatctagtacgggacgtggcccaaaaaatatatatcttaaacaagaccaccaggcattccttcttcggtgcctatcttctgctggcatggaagctggcatgggtaatggcataggacctggcataggcactgatatggaatcttgcactggtagtggtattggatctggcatgggagctgtcatggatcCTGGCATATaatctggaattggtgctggtctgggtactggcatgggatctggcaaggatgctgtcacagaagttggaataggtgccggcgtgtaatatgtctcgtcgtcatctagtacgggacgtggcccaaaaaatatatatcttaaacaagaccaccaggcattccttattCGGTGCCTATCTTCTGCTGGTAGGTAATTGGAATATGGTggtggcatgcgatctggcatgggagatggcatgcgGGCTGGCCTGCGAAATGGCATGTCAAATGAAATGGGAGCTGGCCCACGAAACCTATATCTTAAACGAGACCAGAGGCTCATTGCTCttggcgtgggagctggcattCCAGTTGGCATGGGGGCTGGCACGGGATCTAGTATGTGACTTGACATGGGAGCTGGAATGATATCTTGCATTGAAGCTCGCATGGGGTCTGGGATTgattctggcatgggagctgacatggttTCTGGAATAGGTACTGATATGGTATcttgcatgggagctggcattgaATCTATCATGAGAGATGACATAGGCGCTGGCATGGGTGCTGGCCTGCGATTCAACATGTGAAGTAACCAACGAAATAAATACCTTAAACAACGCCAGCAGCAACTCTTCGTTCTCCTgtcatcttcttcttctggtGGGTTCTGTAATGATGGTGCTGGCACGGGTGATGGCACGGGTGATGGCACGTGTGGTGGCACGGGAGGTGGCACGGGTGGTGGCATGGAATGTGGCACGGGTTGTGGCATGGGATCTAACATGTGAGCTGGGATTGGTTCTGTCATGGTAGCTGTCGTGGTTTGTGGTATTGTACCTGCCTTGTCTTCCATGTATCCTGGTAAGTctgcaagaagcaaaataaacttgatTGTTATGCATGTGTCACTGCATTCACTTACTTTCAGTGAATGACATAGACCTAGTAGTAAGGCGAGGATACGTATTCAACTGCATAATTTACTCTCCATTTTCAAGTCATACAAAATCATTTTGTACATGCTTTGAACGACAGTAGTAACgaatatacaaaattaactgtacctttttttcatatttcaggcGTTCCTGTGTATATTAACTATTGAGCATGCTATGCAGCATATTTTCAGGACTTCATGGCATAAAGCTTCAAATTAGCATACttggtaaaaacaataataatcttaattgtcagcacataatatttttctcttaactgTACTCGATGGcggaaattccttgcatatgcaatGTGGATTGGCAAAACCAAAACAATCACACTATGCATTTGTTCCATTGCACTACTGCGCAACAAGAACCATTTCCAAAGACATCTATCTACCTgacttcatcatcatccatacaagttTTAAGTCATGTGGTCTATTAGatctcataataaagagtaaTTTTCTCTCAAACTCTTTATGGGGCTTCCCAGAAATCTTTTCCCCTAAGATAGATAGTGAAGCATAGCTTTTGggattctgtgggatctcatacaTCGCAAACGTCTCATGCAATTGTTCtcatattttgtatgaaattgaGTATTGATTACAGGCCGAGTTCTTCCATTACTTCATCGCTGCGCTTATGgtctcatttttatataatattgttctTCGCATAAATCTTATTTCATTAGCTGTTCTTTCCCCTTAATATATTTGCCTCACTACCATAAGTCcattcctgtggagtaacggtcacctCGTTTGgtcgcgaaaccaagtggtccgagttcgaatcccgatcggggcaagttacctggttgaggtatttccggagttttcccttaagggaataagagcaaatgctgggtaactttcggtgctggaccccggactcatttcacctggattatcacctccatttcattcagacgctaagtaacgtgagatgttgatacaacgtcgtaaaataactcaataaaataaaaagaactgcCATAACTGAGTACAGGGTTTGTTGAAGTCGTATTCTAGTGCTCTTCTGTACCAGGGAAGGTTTCATTACTCTATTGATCATTTCCATAGTCTTGGAGTGTTTTACAGTTTTGCtcattattctaaataattatcaAATGTTAATTTGTAGCCAATATATGTAATATCATTTGCTCTTTCTAAAATGTTGTCTTCCAAACATATTTTACTAGGGACAAGCTATTTTCGCCAGAAGGCGAaactttctttttctgtattatttccatgttatattttgcaaTGATATTTTACTAATGTACTGAGTATTGTAGATCATTTTCTGTAGGTGCTATTAAAACTAGGTTatccacaaat encodes:
- the LOC138704246 gene encoding tetra-peptide repeat homeobox protein 1-like, with product MPEYEKEERRLTTATGTGATLQPDRQEENDKMETPMMVEASSSDQQRAFNNWNAEWEKRVRQGDPQNLKNLEAGLHYFQFDSREDLPGYMEDKAGTIPQTTTATMTEPIPAHMLDPMPQPVPHSMPPPVPPPVPPHVPSPVPSPVPAPSLQNPPEEEDDRRTKSCCWRCLRYLFRWLLHMLNRRPAPMPAPMSSLMIDSMPAPMQDTISVPIPETMSAPMPESIPDPMRASMQDIIPAPMSSHILDPVPAPMPTGMPAPTPRAMSLWSRLRYRFRGPAPISFDMPFRRPARMPSPMPDRMPPPYSNYLPAEDRHRIRNAWWSCLRYIFFGPRPVLDDDETYYTPAPIPTSVTASLPDPMPVPRPAPIPDYMPGSMTAPMPDPIPLPVQDSISVPMPDIYFLGHVPY